The Camelina sativa cultivar DH55 chromosome 16, Cs, whole genome shotgun sequence sequence AGGCAATCTGGAGCTCTCTCCACCATCTTTACGGTCAGATGGAATGCGAGAATCAGCTTGGTCAATTGCAACATCTCTTTGGCTAAACTGTTCATCAGCCAGCTGCTGAAAATATGACCAATTTTTACGATCGTGATTCTGCACATTCATGCTAACAGTAGCTCCATCGTGAGGATATGGATGGACAGCGGATGTATCCTCTGAGA is a genomic window containing:
- the LOC104754034 gene encoding uncharacterized protein LOC104754034, which produces MSHVIPEEQASTHASASLQGDILIDINDRFPRDFLSEIFSQAISEDTSAVHPYPHDGATVSMNVQNHDRKNWSYFQQLADEQFSQRDVAIDQADSRIPSDRKDGGESSRLPHVSPLSRDGISTNLSRKECDTL